Proteins encoded in a region of the Leguminivora glycinivorella isolate SPB_JAAS2020 chromosome 23, LegGlyc_1.1, whole genome shotgun sequence genome:
- the LOC125238234 gene encoding ankyrin repeat domain-containing protein EMB506, chloroplastic yields the protein MDLQAYLIKKFATWQPPPPIVEGRTKRDVTLRWTTEPFDFLDGDLLFWVQKKEKIPPWVMVYSGGKTSRTIDNLAPRHPHKFRIKVILKATAVATLAQKALDHFGNDKAVHEYFDNLTDDKETKENTIETHNKNIETKNNKTPENNLDIDTNKPETKGSGDVYEEKDDEEFRINNIGATGDTSNKENTQICSQIEITSKKWLESQWSEETSTSTDTDGTSVVCFCMAVRCGYLKQVQAMLEERPDLIEIVNFSNGFTPLATAVRKGDINTVKFLLTAGANVNQPSSSSQSPLHLATLGGQIPLVDLLLDHGADFQARDLNGLRVEHYAVDAGSPEILTHILRRGGDLTVKDNNGWTPLFRAVTQGASTELIELLVLSGSDLNTADYAGLGLPSAARLLHNRHGRDRDSILRLIDSQYPHEQAVANFTRLTKKISSLHTILK from the exons ATGGACCTCCAAGCATACTTAATAAAGAAGTTTGCAACCTGGCAACCCCCACCACCGATAGTGGAAGGAAGAACCAAGCGCGACGTCACTTTGAGAtggactacggaaccctttgacTTTCTGGATGGAGACCTCCTGTTTTGGGTTCAGAAGAAAGAGAAGATACCGCCTTGGGTAATGGTATACAG CGGTGGCAAGACATCAAGAACTATTGACAATCTGGCACCGAGACACCCACACAAATTTCGCATTAAAGTTATTTTGAAAGCAACTGCAGTAGCAACCCTAGCCCAGAAAGCTCTTGATCATTTTGGAAACGATAAAGCTGTTCACGAATACTTTGACAATTTAACTGATGATAAAGAAACTAAAGAGAATACCATAGAAACTCACAATAAAAACAtagaaactaaaaataataagaCCCCAGAAAATAATTTAGACATTGATACAAATAAGCCGGAAACTAAAGGCAGTGGTGATGTTTATGAAGAAAAAGATGACGAAGAATTTAGAATAAACAATATTGGTGCCACTGGAGATACAAGTAACAAAGAAAATACTCAAATCTG TTCACAGATTGAGATTACAAGTAAGAAGTGGCTAGAGTCGCAATGGTCTGAAGAGACCAGTACGAGCACTGATACAGACGGTACTTCCGTTGTTTGTTTCTGCATGGCTGTCCGCTGTGGTTACCTTAAACAG GTTCAAGCTATGCTAGAAGAAAGACCTGATCTGATTGAGATTGTCAACTTCAGTAACGGTTTTACTCCTCTTGCTACTGCTGTTCGGAAAG gggaCATAAACACCGTCAAATTCCTACTGACAGCTGGAGCTAACGTGAACCAGCCATCATCTAGCAGCCAGTCACCGTTGCACTTGGCTACGCTCGGCGGTCAAATCCCACTGGTTGACTTGCTTCTGGATCATGGAGCTGATTTTCAG GCGCGCGATCTCAATGGTCTTCGTGTAGAACATTATGCAGTAGACGCTGGTAGTCCGGAGATACTTACCCATATTCTTCGACGTGGCGGTGACTTGACCGTGAAGGATAATAATGGGTGGACTCCTCTGTTCAGGGCTG TGACGCAAGGAGCTTCGACGGAGCTGATCGAACTCCTGGTCCTATCTGGAAGCGATTTAAACACAGCCGACTACGCTGGACTGGGATTGCCTTCCGCCGCAAGACTCCTTCATAATCGACA CGGTCGCGACCGAGACTCGATCCTGCGACTAATCGACTCCCAATATCCCCACGAGCAAGCCGTTGCCAACTTTACTCGCCTCACTAAGAAGATATCGAGCTTGCACACTATCCTAAAATGA